GATTGGattagatagagggagggaagcaCCAAAAGCAATACAATTATTCTTTGTCATGTTAAGCCTCCCCATGTTCTCCTCATGCCCAGACGTTGTACAGTCAGTTCCAGTGATGCTTCTCACCGTCAGGTCGGTTATCTCGAACACTTCTCTGGCCTCTTCGTGGTCACAGATCTCCTCAATGCATTCTCTTTCCAGGTTCCCCGGCTTTAGCTCTTCAAATATTGAGTTTGCCCTCTTGGCTCGCACCAACACCTGTGATGCCCTCTTGTTGTCCAGAAACACTGCATACACACAACTTGAGATTGaactcacacaatcacactctTGGAGAGTAACTCACACTCATGGATACATATCTAACACCCTATCCTACCACGTTTTCTGACTGGACTGATCAGGTCACAGTCATAACAGTTTTCGATTATCAATCTTACCGTCATCACAGAGTGTAATCTGGAGACCTGAGAGCAGGAGAGTGAAAAGAAGAGATGGAGTTATATTAGCCATGATGTGTGTGGAGCTCCTAGGACATCACGTCTTCTCTGTTCTGTTTGACTACTgttccctgccctctctctctctctctctcactccccccagaGCTTGCTGGTTAATATTGAACAGAATCAATTCAGGGGTCAATCAACCTCACTTTCATCATGGGTCTACTGTCAAAGGTGTATTGAAATAGATGTGCTACCAGGGTGTTaattacagggggggggggggttcgggtGGATTGATCCCCCTAATTAAAACTtggaccccccaaaagaggtaaaaacaacaggtcgggggggtcgatatatcattcttacctgtaatcgtaaatattactttatgccctggagaagaagttgacccccccgattggcATTGTATAATTCACACTGTGTGCTACTATCATGGCTAGCTACACCAGTTATATATGAGCTATTTTCTCTGGTCTGTCTACATACACCTTGACATTAATGAAAAAATGAAGAGGAAAATTTTTATGTGCTCACAATGCTACGGTACTCTATCCATTGACACAACGtgtcacccacgcacacacaaattgaACAAAAACCGAAACATTTATTGACTCTTGTCTGCTACTGACTCCTGTCCAACAGATTCAATATTTACCTTTCAAATACAGGATTGTAAAACCAATACTCATCTTTGTATGTCATTTTGTTGGTTGAAATGTCTGTCAGTTATAAAAGTTGGAGTAAATCGAGTTGATCAAAGCTGTGTGGTTAACTCAATTAAAGCCATGTAGCTTTCAACATTTTCTGCTCATTCTGAAGAGGTCTGACGTATTTTGGTCCCTTACAACAGAGAACTAGAACATTCAGAATGATGCATCTCTGAGGCAAGTGAAATGTAAAAGCTGTCATAGTTTCAGACATCAGTGTGCTGAAAAGGAACATCTGGTGCAGACCAGCAATGGGTGACAAGGTTCAACACTTTTGAGTCAATATTTGCAGATCCCTTTAACTAATCAAGAAGTACACCTGCTTccaatgtttctttttttccctctagTTTTCCTGGGATTTTTTCTTAtcgtccttgagggtttagatgCCAATCTATGATCATCTGTAAATCTCTCTGTGATACTgtttgtaaaaagggctgtGTAAATTTGATTCAATGGAACATTCTGGTTCTCCAACAGAGAACAGCAGTGTATTAGGACCAATTGCTTAAGATTGTTGATTAATAACATGGGTGAAGCATTTGTAAAGTATTTCTATGTTAAGCATGTTACAAACATTTGTTGATTCTTAAATAATCTGTAAATGGCTTATGACTACATTTGTAAATTAGATGTTTGACATCTCTTTATTTGCCTTATAACTTGTTCATAAAATATATCTGAATCACAAGTAGCAACATTTATAGATCAACAAAGTATTAACAAATAGTACGATGCTTGTTAAGGTCTACATTTATCAGCACAGAGGCTCTCAgtttacatctcacacattgTATTCACAATCTTCAAAGCTGAACTATGAAAACCTTTCAACCAAAACAGAGCTGAATTGAAAACTGAAGAAGAGGACAGTGTACGTGTTAGCTCTAGATGCCTGTCTCTATCTCGACGGTCTGGGCCACGGAGCTGAGTCCATTGTCTCCCTGTAGAATGACCAGGTTACCGTGGGCCTTGTGCTCTCGGACAACAATGCACTTCTCGTTAGAGTCTGAGACAATGATCTCCAGCAATTCCTGGCTGAGCTGTCCAGCCCCTTCCTCTAAGATCACCCCATTGACAGAGAGGGCAGAGTCTGATGTGCCAAGAATAACTTGTCCTGAACTGGACACACTTAGGTCCTCCAGGGTCTGGACATACAGCACTGTTtggtcctctcccccctccaccaggcCCAGATCCGGGGGCTGATCCCAGGTCTTGTCCACCGCCCTGCGAGGTGTCTTCCTGGGGCGGCCCCTCGTAGGACGAGGGTGACTGGCCTCCAGAGCTGCAAGAGCATCCTCCAGCTCCCCAGCCccggtcctctcctccttccggcGATGGGACAGCTGGTGTCGCACCAGGCTCTGCATCAAAGTGTATCCAGCCCCACAGGTCTGGCAGCTGTATGGACGCTCCTCCAGGTGAGACTTCATGTGGCGCCTCAGCTTGGTGGCCGTGGTGTATGCTTTCCCACACTCCTCGCAGCGATGGGGCCGTTCCCCGGTGTGCAGGCGCTCGTGGGCCCTCAGGGTGTGGGGGTCCCTCAGGGCCTTACCACAGACAGGGCAGAGGTACGCCTCCCCAGTGTGGGAGATCAGGTGCCTGCGCAGCTCAGGGGCCTGGGAGAAGCTCTGCTCGCAGTGCACACAACTGtaaggcttctctcctgtgtggatgcgCAGGTGTCCTTGCAGGTTTCCACGCTGGCGGAAGGTTTTCCCACAATGTGGGCAGGGGTATGGTCGCTCGCCCGTGTGCAGACGCATGTGGTTCCTGAGGGAACCGGAGCTGGCCAGCTCCTTGGAGCAGACTGGGCAGCAGGTTTTGACTGGTGGCTGGTTCTGCTCCTTGGCCCGGTGAGCCTGCCGGTGTATCCGGAGAGAGGGCCTGCGGGCAAAGGCTTTGCTGCAAATGTCACACACAAATGGGCGCTGGCCGGTATGGAGCACCTCATGCTCCCGGAGGTCTCTCTTCACCCCGTAGCTTTTGTCACATTGCTGACACTTGAATGGCCGCTCCCCACGATGCATCAGTATGTGGGCTTTGTAGTTCTCCTGTGAGCTGTAGGTTTTTGAACATTCGGAGCAAGAGTAGGGCTTGAAGCCTGAGTGGGTGAACTGGTGCTTCTTCAGGTGGCACAACTGGAAGAAGCTCTTGGGACACTGGTCACATCTATACCTCCTTTCCCTGGTGTCAAACTGAAACCGATCCGTAGAATCTggctctttcttcttctgtaCAGACTTATCTTGGGAGattggtctctctctatctgtatgACTACTCACTGGATGTTGGTTTCTTGCCCTGCCTCTGGGTAAACCCCGTTGGATCCTCTGCTGACCTCCCAGAGACCTACTCTGACGCTCCTGGAGTTGGTGG
The window above is part of the Osmerus mordax isolate fOsmMor3 chromosome 13, fOsmMor3.pri, whole genome shotgun sequence genome. Proteins encoded here:
- the znf408 gene encoding zinc finger protein 408, with the translated sequence MESPGSTNGSLDQAFYLYSMLRSVPRGLAVGPSLANDGQLGLWCVRCAVPRGAMLGLESQAQAHCHREGKREEEMDGEWQGVVNGPLWDQFYWVRFACNAKGKEERNVTVHQLAEGLFLRACQDISPGTELLLWVGESQTLPEPLEKSVGGQTGPGTPLGKPRKQEAPRRSRKETISATSPVVAEQPLVCGGSVSYTSKDGDTARPCLEEEPEKGGDEMEEEGEDEDERDEMEKEDERNEKEGMCKSQTQIRRSKPLMYRRKKRPTRRKEKERLEKRGRTEDNKTAEQNGGVDGFRSIKVESVALDRAAFTTLLLPGAESGDLGDQDQAEGPTAQAPRASSRLAAKPRKVHSLLSHINHQLQERQSRSLGGQQRIQRGLPRGRARNQHPVSSHTDRERPISQDKSVQKKKEPDSTDRFQFDTRERRYRCDQCPKSFFQLCHLKKHQFTHSGFKPYSCSECSKTYSSQENYKAHILMHRGERPFKCQQCDKSYGVKRDLREHEVLHTGQRPFVCDICSKAFARRPSLRIHRQAHRAKEQNQPPVKTCCPVCSKELASSGSLRNHMRLHTGERPYPCPHCGKTFRQRGNLQGHLRIHTGEKPYSCVHCEQSFSQAPELRRHLISHTGEAYLCPVCGKALRDPHTLRAHERLHTGERPHRCEECGKAYTTATKLRRHMKSHLEERPYSCQTCGAGYTLMQSLVRHQLSHRRKEERTGAGELEDALAALEASHPRPTRGRPRKTPRRAVDKTWDQPPDLGLVEGGEDQTVLYVQTLEDLSVSSSGQVILGTSDSALSVNGVILEEGAGQLSQELLEIIVSDSNEKCIVVREHKAHGNLVILQGDNGLSSVAQTVEIETGI